From a single Sporosarcina oncorhynchi genomic region:
- a CDS encoding leucyl aminopeptidase family protein, with protein sequence MTEVKIICVCNELIDGNATLKSFVENQKAGHCSVVLEDTQYVVIKSVKEATLEKVRSTAGNIARDLASQKVDKATVVEGTLGKLFKDLDEKAVFTAFAEGWDLGSYQFLTYKSEEKPFQTALAVEDASAENAVELGKIRAAATAFSRDLMNEVSDVLNPETYPEVLKKQYEGTGIQVTVHNKEDLEKMEMHGVLTVCRGSKYKPSFVELVYQGDASKPLVALVGKGVTFDTGGISLKSGKDLSDMRMDMGGSAAVAGAMQLLAKTNAKVNVVALIPMVENTPDNTSVFPGEVITYKNGKTVQVGNTDAEGRLILADGLIRAGELNAEYIVDIATLTGAVVAALGTELGGVFGDEELSQVMKKVGDENGDFVWPMPLVEAYDKSLASDYADMNNISSMGFAGSITAGLFLKRFVPENSKWLHVDMAGMMSKSSNSGYYAKSATGYGARLLADYTVKISE encoded by the coding sequence ATGACTGAAGTGAAAATCATCTGTGTATGCAACGAATTAATTGATGGAAACGCAACATTGAAAAGTTTTGTAGAAAATCAAAAAGCGGGGCATTGTTCAGTCGTACTTGAAGATACACAGTATGTCGTTATTAAATCAGTGAAAGAAGCAACACTTGAAAAAGTGCGTTCAACAGCAGGCAATATCGCCCGCGACTTAGCCAGCCAAAAAGTGGACAAGGCAACTGTTGTAGAAGGCACTCTTGGAAAGCTGTTTAAAGACTTAGATGAGAAGGCAGTCTTCACTGCATTTGCTGAAGGATGGGACCTCGGTTCTTATCAGTTCCTGACATACAAATCAGAAGAAAAACCATTCCAAACTGCATTAGCTGTAGAAGATGCAAGTGCAGAAAACGCTGTTGAACTTGGTAAAATTCGCGCGGCTGCAACTGCTTTTTCACGTGATTTGATGAATGAAGTATCGGACGTTCTGAATCCTGAAACATATCCTGAAGTATTGAAAAAACAATATGAAGGCACTGGAATTCAAGTGACTGTACACAATAAAGAAGATCTTGAAAAAATGGAGATGCACGGTGTACTTACAGTTTGCCGAGGCAGTAAATATAAGCCTTCATTCGTAGAGCTAGTCTACCAAGGAGACGCTTCCAAGCCGCTAGTTGCACTGGTCGGTAAAGGGGTTACATTCGATACAGGCGGGATTAGCTTGAAAAGCGGTAAAGACTTGAGCGATATGCGCATGGATATGGGTGGATCGGCTGCTGTTGCAGGAGCGATGCAATTACTTGCGAAAACAAATGCAAAAGTAAACGTCGTTGCACTTATTCCGATGGTCGAAAATACACCGGATAATACGTCTGTCTTCCCTGGTGAAGTCATCACGTATAAGAACGGCAAAACAGTACAAGTAGGCAACACGGATGCAGAAGGGCGTCTGATCCTTGCTGACGGACTGATCCGCGCAGGAGAATTGAACGCTGAATACATCGTGGATATCGCAACACTTACTGGTGCTGTTGTTGCAGCATTAGGAACTGAACTTGGTGGCGTATTCGGTGACGAAGAGCTTTCTCAAGTGATGAAAAAAGTCGGCGATGAAAACGGTGATTTCGTTTGGCCGATGCCGTTAGTAGAAGCATACGATAAATCATTGGCAAGCGATTACGCAGATATGAACAATATTAGCTCAATGGGCTTTGCTGGCTCCATTACAGCTGGTCTATTCCTTAAGAGATTCGTTCCAGAAAACAGCAAATGGCTGCATGTCGATATGGCAGGCATGATGAGCAAGTCAAGCAACTCCGGCTATTATGCGAAGTCAGCAACAGGCTACGGCGCGCGTTTGCTCGCTGATTACACTGTTAAAATTTCAGAATAA
- a CDS encoding TRM11 family SAM-dependent methyltransferase — MKHAFETKKSEFIYTYVRQVDEHDLCRLEMRAFFGFDRPANILKSTIDIDPSRSPFMKERLEILFSSTDWNDFLQEAERFVSHQTFKVTCMNSIALDKTEKIPHPERRVLERSIGELIQGEADLNNPAVDYGFVLHENRWYFGIVRESEPFWRYHLKKPHMYSTALSTRVARAVANIAVPHPAGVRAIDPCCGIGTVLVEARSMGIDMVGRDINPLVVLGSRKNLAHFGLEGEVDIGPIAEVEDTYDVAIIDMPYNLFTHITAEGQQDILTAARRITSKLVVVTIEPMDHMIKEAGFEIIDRCVAKKSNFKRQIVVCV, encoded by the coding sequence TTGAAACACGCATTTGAAACCAAAAAGAGTGAATTCATCTACACGTATGTACGACAAGTAGATGAACATGATCTTTGCCGTTTAGAAATGCGGGCTTTTTTCGGTTTCGATCGTCCTGCCAATATTCTTAAAAGCACGATTGACATTGATCCGAGCAGAAGTCCGTTCATGAAAGAGCGGCTCGAAATTTTATTTTCTAGCACCGATTGGAATGATTTTCTTCAAGAGGCAGAGCGTTTTGTCAGCCACCAGACATTTAAAGTGACTTGTATGAATTCCATCGCACTCGACAAGACAGAGAAAATCCCTCATCCAGAAAGAAGAGTGTTGGAGCGGTCGATTGGGGAGCTAATTCAAGGGGAAGCCGATTTGAATAATCCGGCCGTTGACTATGGTTTTGTTTTGCACGAAAATAGATGGTATTTTGGCATTGTGCGTGAGAGCGAACCTTTTTGGCGATATCATTTGAAAAAACCGCATATGTATTCCACTGCTTTAAGTACACGAGTTGCCCGTGCAGTCGCCAATATCGCGGTACCTCATCCAGCGGGAGTCCGCGCGATCGATCCATGTTGCGGAATCGGTACTGTCCTCGTTGAAGCTCGTTCCATGGGTATCGATATGGTTGGCAGAGACATTAACCCCCTTGTAGTACTCGGATCCAGGAAGAATCTTGCTCATTTCGGTTTGGAAGGTGAAGTCGACATCGGTCCAATTGCGGAAGTGGAAGATACATATGACGTAGCCATTATCGATATGCCGTATAATCTGTTCACTCATATTACTGCAGAAGGTCAACAGGATATCTTAACCGCAGCTAGACGTATTACATCCAAACTCGTTGTCGTGACGATTGAACCGATGGACCATATGATCAAGGAAGCTGGTTTTGAAATCATCGATCGCTGCGTTGCGAAAAAATCGAACTTCAAAAGACAGATTGTTGTTTGTGTATAA
- a CDS encoding GNAT family N-acetyltransferase → MNFKVIELNDLQLEDIENRLEQYDKNHITYEIPGSIKIGVMNEDKLIAGADACMTAFKILYVSTVFVDEDYRNNKIGTILIKEIEERAELFGANMIRLDTFNWQGRDFYRSLGYEEVGFYENKEDGFSEHFFLKRL, encoded by the coding sequence ATGAATTTCAAGGTTATTGAACTTAATGATTTACAGCTTGAAGATATTGAAAATAGACTTGAACAGTATGACAAAAATCATATTACTTATGAAATTCCAGGTAGTATAAAAATTGGTGTGATGAACGAAGATAAATTAATTGCTGGAGCAGATGCATGTATGACTGCATTTAAGATTTTGTATGTTTCTACTGTATTTGTTGATGAAGATTATAGAAATAATAAAATTGGTACAATATTAATTAAAGAGATTGAAGAGCGAGCGGAATTATTTGGAGCTAATATGATTAGATTAGATACATTTAATTGGCAAGGGCGAGATTTCTATCGCTCACTGGGATATGAGGAAGTTGGATTTTACGAGAATAAAGAAGATGGTTTTTCTGAACATTTCTTTTTAAAGAGATTATGA
- a CDS encoding isoprenylcysteine carboxyl methyltransferase family protein — protein MIVAIVLTIVIIQRLVELFIAKRNEKWMKSQGAFEAGASHYPYMVAMHVCFFIALIVEVIGFNRQLSPVWPLFLTLFLLAQVLRVWCLSSLGKYWNTKIIVLPNAEVVRKGPYKWIRHPNYVIVATELIVLPLLFSAYFTAILFTLLNIWMMSVRIPAEEQALKKVTNYKEEFSID, from the coding sequence ATGATCGTGGCCATCGTTCTAACTATCGTCATCATTCAGCGGCTCGTTGAGTTATTCATCGCAAAGCGAAATGAAAAATGGATGAAAAGTCAAGGCGCTTTCGAAGCGGGTGCTTCCCATTATCCTTATATGGTCGCTATGCATGTATGCTTTTTCATAGCACTTATTGTTGAAGTAATTGGTTTCAACCGTCAACTTTCCCCGGTTTGGCCATTGTTCTTAACGCTCTTTTTATTGGCTCAAGTGCTTCGGGTCTGGTGTCTATCTTCACTCGGGAAGTATTGGAATACAAAGATTATCGTGTTACCGAATGCAGAAGTCGTACGAAAAGGTCCATACAAATGGATCCGGCATCCTAACTATGTAATCGTTGCGACAGAGTTGATCGTGTTGCCGTTACTGTTCAGCGCCTATTTTACTGCGATACTGTTTACACTCTTGAATATTTGGATGATGTCTGTGCGGATTCCAGCTGAAGAGCAGGCGTTGAAGAAAGTGACGAATTATAAAGAGGAATTTTCGATAGATTGA
- a CDS encoding HIT family protein: MKECLFCYPELEPTQNVIMSNEFCMFLQLDQAKQEGIQLEGAGIIVPRKHRETAFDLTPEEWNATYTLLQDVKRYLDEKYQPQGYNLGWNCGEVGGQHIFHSHFHVLPRYEDEPLAGRGIRYMFKSPNNQRVDS; encoded by the coding sequence ATGAAAGAGTGTTTGTTTTGCTATCCAGAGTTAGAACCTACTCAAAACGTAATTATGAGCAATGAGTTTTGTATGTTTTTACAGTTAGATCAAGCTAAACAAGAGGGTATTCAACTTGAAGGTGCAGGAATAATTGTACCAAGAAAACATAGGGAGACAGCCTTTGATTTAACACCTGAGGAATGGAATGCTACATACACACTTCTTCAAGATGTGAAAAGATACTTAGACGAAAAATACCAACCGCAGGGATATAACCTTGGTTGGAATTGTGGTGAAGTTGGAGGGCAGCATATATTCCACTCGCATTTTCACGTGTTACCAAGATATGAAGATGAACCACTTGCAGGTAGAGGAATTAGATATATGTTTAAGAGCCCTAATAATCAAAGAGTAGATTCTTAA
- a CDS encoding NUDIX hydrolase translates to MDSWSGSAGICINEHKEILMIKGFDSEGWAVPSGGIEKGESPEECCVREVKEETGYDVKVIEQLKLKETTIKGIQVKTYYFKVEKIGESSGINNPDRIIAEADWKSISEIKAIRHTYPEDLIFLLEQLERL, encoded by the coding sequence TTGGATAGTTGGTCAGGTTCAGCGGGGATTTGTATCAATGAACACAAAGAGATTTTAATGATTAAGGGCTTCGATTCGGAGGGATGGGCAGTACCTTCTGGTGGTATTGAAAAAGGCGAAAGTCCAGAGGAATGTTGTGTTAGGGAAGTTAAAGAGGAAACAGGATATGATGTGAAGGTCATTGAACAGTTAAAACTTAAAGAAACGACTATTAAAGGAATACAAGTAAAAACTTATTATTTTAAAGTTGAAAAGATTGGAGAAAGTTCCGGAATAAATAATCCAGATAGAATTATAGCCGAAGCCGATTGGAAATCTATATCAGAAATAAAAGCTATTAGACACACCTATCCAGAGGACTTAATATTTTTATTAGAACAACTTGAACGGTTATAA
- a CDS encoding cation diffusion facilitator family transporter, with amino-acid sequence MTTKHAHSFASVVAIWISLISNILLTVLKITVGALFNSPVLLADGFHNAGDVVASAAALTSMRFSQRPADDDHPYGHGKAEVIGSGLVAIILVIAALYIGFEAISTFFEEPAKASFIALFTAIISLVWKQTLYVYTMRVGKKANSKGLIATAYDHLADVYASLAAVIGIGLALVGDAYDIPLLAYGDPFAGVIVSILVLRLAITIGKEAMDILMEKTVSEERLGEFELLILTVPEVKRIDRLRAREHGHYVLVDLRIAIPATLTVQDGHDISSKIRNLIITEHADVDEVLIHLNPWYPGE; translated from the coding sequence ATGACTACTAAACACGCTCATTCTTTTGCTTCTGTTGTAGCGATCTGGATCAGCTTAATAAGTAATATTCTTCTTACTGTCCTTAAAATTACTGTCGGGGCCCTTTTTAACAGTCCCGTTCTCTTGGCGGACGGTTTCCATAACGCAGGAGATGTAGTTGCTTCCGCAGCCGCCTTGACATCTATGCGATTCTCCCAACGTCCTGCTGATGATGATCACCCGTATGGACATGGTAAGGCCGAAGTCATCGGATCAGGGCTTGTCGCAATTATTTTAGTCATAGCCGCTTTATATATCGGATTTGAAGCCATATCCACTTTCTTTGAAGAACCGGCTAAGGCGAGTTTCATCGCATTGTTCACTGCTATCATTTCGCTCGTTTGGAAACAGACATTATACGTTTACACGATGCGTGTCGGGAAGAAAGCAAATAGTAAAGGTTTGATTGCTACTGCGTATGATCATTTGGCGGATGTGTATGCATCACTCGCTGCTGTAATCGGAATCGGGTTGGCGTTGGTTGGAGATGCCTATGACATCCCCCTTCTTGCGTACGGAGATCCGTTTGCCGGTGTCATCGTATCCATTCTCGTCCTTCGTCTCGCGATAACAATCGGTAAAGAGGCTATGGATATACTAATGGAGAAGACTGTTTCAGAAGAGCGGCTTGGAGAGTTCGAGTTATTAATCTTAACAGTGCCTGAAGTGAAGCGCATTGACCGTCTGCGCGCACGTGAACATGGACATTATGTACTTGTTGACTTGCGTATTGCAATACCTGCCACGCTGACTGTGCAAGATGGTCATGACATATCCAGCAAAATACGAAATCTAATTATTACTGAACACGCAGATGTGGATGAGGTTCTCATCCATCTAAACCCTTGGTATCCAGGGGAATAA
- a CDS encoding fluoride efflux transporter FluC: protein MKTELLVGLAGATGAICRIAISELFTGVLTFPIATLAVNLCGTLLLCALSAGAIRKVSSNVGVQTAIMTGFLGSFTTFSAFSYETVTLFQQGAVWIAIFYSMASIFGGLAIGFMGMTIGRKSVGT from the coding sequence ATGAAAACCGAGCTCTTAGTCGGACTGGCCGGAGCTACAGGGGCCATTTGCAGAATTGCAATTAGTGAGCTGTTTACAGGCGTTTTAACATTCCCTATTGCCACGCTGGCAGTAAATCTCTGTGGAACGTTGTTGCTCTGTGCTCTAAGTGCTGGAGCTATACGGAAAGTTTCGTCCAATGTGGGCGTCCAAACTGCAATCATGACCGGTTTTCTCGGGTCTTTTACGACGTTTTCCGCATTCAGTTATGAAACCGTGACGTTGTTTCAGCAAGGTGCGGTATGGATTGCGATTTTTTATAGTATGGCAAGTATTTTCGGTGGTTTGGCAATAGGATTTATGGGCATGACGATTGGTCGAAAGTCGGTGGGGACATGA
- a CDS encoding putative holin-like toxin yields the protein MVTYDAMNMLFQFGMFLVATATMVVAIIALFINRKK from the coding sequence ATGGTGACATACGATGCAATGAACATGTTATTCCAATTTGGAATGTTCCTCGTAGCAACGGCAACAATGGTTGTAGCGATAATTGCTCTATTCATCAACAGAAAAAAGTAA
- the nhaC gene encoding Na+/H+ antiporter NhaC — MFQIKSIHKPAFWEAVLLTVGIIIIISTSIIFFESVPHIPILFSILLLFGYGFLKKIPYKRLESGLVEGASAGMSAVFLFFFIGILISSWMMSGTIPTLIYAGFHLVTPTFFFAIVFVVTAIVGISIGSSLTTVATIGVAFIGMAHVLELSLPIAAGAIVSGAFFGDKMSPLSDTTNLASSIVGVDLFVHIRNMSWTTIPAFIISFVLFGLLSPSVSTVEFDTISFFRQTLMDTGMIHWYTVIPLALLFLMSIKRVPAMITLAISSAVAVLLSYFHHTYALSEVMSVLFFGFKSVTGVEQVDELLSRGGMNSMMFTVGLVLLALSMGGLLFTLGIVQCLLARIESALKKASSVIVASALTAISINIMIGEQYLSILLTGQAFRGQYEKVGLANKNLSRVMEDAGTVVNPLVPWSVCGIFIAGVLNVDVLDYLPFAFFCLLSPILTVIFGFMGKTLTHVK, encoded by the coding sequence ATGTTTCAGATTAAATCTATCCATAAGCCCGCCTTTTGGGAAGCTGTCCTTTTAACGGTTGGAATCATCATAATCATTAGCACCAGCATCATATTTTTCGAGTCGGTGCCGCACATTCCTATTCTGTTTTCAATTCTCTTGTTATTCGGATATGGCTTCCTGAAGAAAATCCCTTATAAACGTCTGGAATCGGGTCTAGTAGAAGGGGCAAGCGCAGGAATGAGCGCGGTTTTCCTGTTCTTTTTCATTGGTATTCTAATCAGCAGCTGGATGATGAGCGGAACGATTCCGACACTAATCTATGCTGGGTTCCATCTTGTCACACCGACATTTTTCTTTGCAATTGTCTTTGTCGTAACCGCGATTGTCGGGATATCAATCGGGAGTTCATTGACGACGGTTGCTACGATTGGTGTCGCGTTTATCGGTATGGCACATGTGCTTGAATTGTCATTGCCGATAGCAGCAGGCGCAATCGTCTCAGGAGCATTCTTCGGGGATAAAATGTCGCCTTTATCGGATACAACGAACTTGGCATCTTCAATTGTCGGTGTCGATTTGTTTGTGCATATCCGCAATATGAGTTGGACGACCATTCCTGCATTTATCATCTCGTTTGTGCTGTTCGGTCTATTATCACCATCCGTTTCTACAGTAGAGTTTGATACAATTTCTTTCTTCCGGCAAACGCTAATGGATACCGGGATGATTCATTGGTATACGGTCATTCCACTCGCCCTACTTTTTTTAATGTCTATTAAAAGAGTTCCGGCAATGATCACTTTGGCAATTAGTTCAGCAGTGGCAGTGTTGCTGTCATACTTCCATCATACGTATGCCTTGTCTGAAGTAATGAGCGTTCTGTTCTTTGGGTTTAAATCAGTAACAGGAGTAGAACAAGTCGATGAATTGCTGTCCAGAGGTGGCATGAATAGCATGATGTTCACAGTAGGTCTTGTGTTACTTGCACTGAGTATGGGTGGCTTGCTGTTTACACTTGGCATTGTCCAATGTTTGTTAGCGCGAATTGAATCCGCTCTGAAGAAAGCGTCGTCGGTTATAGTCGCATCGGCCTTAACAGCAATTAGCATCAACATAATGATTGGGGAACAGTACTTGTCGATTTTACTAACAGGACAAGCTTTCCGCGGTCAATATGAGAAGGTGGGGCTAGCGAATAAAAACTTGAGTCGAGTTATGGAAGATGCGGGTACAGTCGTCAATCCACTTGTACCATGGAGCGTGTGCGGGATTTTTATAGCTGGCGTACTTAATGTAGACGTGTTGGATTATCTCCCGTTTGCGTTCTTCTGTCTGCTATCACCAATCCTTACGGTAATTTTCGGTTTTATGGGTAAGACATTGACGCATGTGAAGTAA
- a CDS encoding thermonuclease family protein, translating into MNNVHKQSSNKRKKSSLLLTAIVLIIIGIYTVWNEEIDSEPTRDGLIPVELVKTIDGDTIKIMYEGKEQNVRYLLIDTPETNHPRLGKQPYGEQAKQRNQELMNSGKLEIEFDIGEKYDKYGRLLAYIYIDGESVQEKLLEEGLARVAYVYPPNTRHLDSYELAQHRAKKAGIGIWTLEDYATDRGFDSVSYQPEKTDKATKKGTEEYYKNCTELRKKYPEGVKKGHPAYAERMDGNKDGHACE; encoded by the coding sequence ATGAATAACGTACATAAGCAATCATCAAATAAACGCAAAAAAAGCAGTTTGTTACTTACCGCAATCGTCTTAATCATTATAGGCATTTACACAGTTTGGAATGAAGAAATAGATTCAGAACCAACGCGTGACGGTCTCATTCCGGTCGAGTTAGTCAAAACGATTGACGGCGATACGATAAAAATCATGTATGAAGGCAAAGAACAAAATGTCCGTTATCTGCTAATCGATACACCTGAAACGAATCATCCCAGACTGGGAAAGCAGCCTTATGGTGAACAAGCAAAACAACGGAATCAGGAATTGATGAACAGTGGTAAACTTGAAATTGAATTTGATATCGGTGAAAAATATGATAAATATGGTAGGCTACTTGCTTATATTTATATCGATGGCGAAAGTGTCCAGGAGAAACTACTTGAAGAAGGTTTGGCGCGGGTCGCCTACGTCTATCCACCGAATACGAGGCATTTGGATTCCTATGAGTTGGCTCAACATCGCGCAAAGAAAGCGGGAATTGGCATCTGGACGCTTGAAGATTACGCAACAGATCGAGGATTTGACAGTGTCTCCTACCAACCTGAGAAAACTGACAAAGCTACTAAAAAAGGAACCGAAGAATACTATAAGAATTGTACAGAGTTACGCAAGAAGTATCCTGAGGGCGTCAAAAAAGGGCATCCCGCCTATGCAGAACGGATGGATGGCAATAAAGACGGCCATGCTTGTGAATGA
- a CDS encoding type III polyketide synthase — MPKILSVSNVLPPYEVKQKEAVELTRSLFSEKYKDIERLLKVFQNGDIEKRDVCMPLEWYGKKHDFEERNELYIQHAVTLGVDAVQRCLSETSFLETEVDYNQIDAIIFVSSTGISTPSIEARIMNKLPFHDDVKRIPLWGLGCAGGAAGISRAYEYCMAFPKENVLVLSIELCSLTFQKDDYSKSNLVGVSLFSDGAACALVAGEQSEIAVNVPVPSIVGTTSKLMPDSEDVMGWDVKNSGLYVVFSKSIPAIITDWLGPFVHEFLSSYGLNKDDISHFVAHPGGKKVLTAYEKALGFESSMTDISRDVLRNHGNMSSPTVLYVLKRFMESKPSAGEYGIMAALGPGFCGELLLLKWD; from the coding sequence ATGCCAAAAATCCTTTCCGTCAGTAATGTGCTTCCACCCTATGAAGTAAAACAGAAAGAAGCTGTTGAACTTACACGCTCTCTTTTTAGTGAGAAATACAAAGATATCGAACGTTTGTTGAAAGTCTTTCAGAATGGGGATATCGAAAAGCGAGATGTCTGCATGCCGCTTGAATGGTATGGAAAGAAACATGACTTTGAAGAACGCAACGAATTGTATATTCAACACGCAGTTACTTTAGGAGTAGATGCAGTGCAAAGATGTCTTTCCGAGACTTCGTTTCTGGAAACTGAAGTAGATTACAACCAGATCGACGCGATTATTTTCGTCTCAAGTACAGGCATTTCAACACCGAGCATCGAAGCACGCATTATGAACAAACTTCCTTTTCACGATGATGTGAAACGGATTCCCTTATGGGGACTTGGGTGTGCGGGTGGTGCAGCTGGTATAAGTCGGGCTTATGAGTATTGCATGGCGTTTCCAAAAGAAAACGTGCTTGTCCTATCGATTGAATTATGTAGTTTAACATTTCAGAAAGACGATTATTCTAAAAGCAACCTTGTCGGGGTCTCCTTATTCTCAGATGGTGCGGCTTGTGCATTAGTTGCGGGGGAACAATCGGAAATCGCAGTGAATGTGCCTGTTCCCTCTATCGTTGGAACAACTTCGAAACTGATGCCTGATTCAGAAGATGTGATGGGCTGGGATGTTAAAAACAGCGGTTTGTATGTTGTGTTTTCCAAAAGTATTCCTGCCATTATTACGGACTGGCTAGGGCCGTTTGTGCACGAGTTCCTCTCTTCATACGGACTGAACAAAGATGACATCAGTCATTTTGTGGCGCATCCTGGTGGAAAGAAGGTTTTGACCGCTTATGAGAAAGCATTAGGATTTGAGTCATCCATGACGGATATTTCGCGAGATGTTCTGCGTAACCACGGCAATATGTCATCTCCAACAGTCCTATATGTACTTAAACGATTCATGGAATCTAAACCGTCCGCAGGCGAATACGGAATCATGGCTGCACTCGGACCGGGTTTCTGCGGTGAATTGCTGCTGTTGAAATGGGATTGA
- a CDS encoding YaiI/YqxD family protein — translation MLNIFVDADGCPVVNETIKIATQFKLPCTLICDTAHEMHREGADTIIVSKGADAVDFVLVNKVQKDDIVVTQDYGLAAMVLAKQGHPIDQNGRRYTNDNIDQLLYARHNAQKIRMAGGRLKGPKKRSKESNDLFITKLRELCNSLLSSTD, via the coding sequence ATGTTGAACATATTCGTCGATGCAGATGGTTGTCCTGTTGTAAATGAAACGATTAAAATCGCCACACAGTTCAAGCTGCCTTGCACGCTAATCTGTGACACAGCTCACGAAATGCATCGTGAAGGAGCAGATACGATTATTGTCTCTAAAGGAGCGGATGCCGTGGATTTCGTGTTAGTAAACAAGGTACAAAAAGACGACATTGTCGTGACTCAAGATTATGGTCTCGCTGCAATGGTACTCGCGAAACAAGGACACCCAATCGACCAAAATGGCCGTCGCTACACAAACGACAATATCGACCAACTATTATATGCCAGACATAATGCTCAGAAAATCCGCATGGCAGGCGGGCGACTCAAGGGACCGAAGAAACGTTCCAAAGAAAGTAATGATCTCTTCATAACCAAGCTACGTGAACTATGCAACTCCCTTCTATCCAGTACGGATTGA
- a CDS encoding fluoride efflux transporter FluC, with protein MTVADVLLLAAGGFIGAVLRYAISEKLNRSNGFPVGTLIVNLVGALLIGFAFGMKLPLIWTLFIVSGFAGALTTFSTLNKELLLLWQGGHRKAFYTYLFMTYVFGVLLTYIGFISGGNL; from the coding sequence ATGACTGTTGCAGATGTGCTTCTACTAGCAGCCGGTGGTTTTATCGGTGCTGTTTTGCGGTATGCAATTTCAGAGAAACTGAATCGAAGCAATGGATTTCCTGTTGGTACACTGATCGTCAACCTAGTAGGTGCACTATTAATCGGTTTCGCATTCGGCATGAAATTACCACTTATTTGGACGCTCTTCATAGTATCTGGATTTGCGGGGGCATTGACGACATTTTCGACGTTAAATAAAGAACTACTCTTGTTGTGGCAAGGTGGGCATAGAAAGGCTTTTTATACTTATTTATTCATGACGTATGTATTCGGGGTTTTATTGACATATATCGGCTTTATAAGTGGAGGGAACCTTTGA